The window TATAACTTTCTATATTCCTTAAAGCAGAAAATAAGAAAAAAAGCTTTACACTTTCCGGAAAAATTATCAATCGATAAACTCTCCAACATACATTCACTTAGGGATTTTGACAATGAATTTACAGCCCCTCTGCATGGGTTTAAAGATGCCACCGATTATTACCAGCAATGCTCATCCCTTTATTTTCTACCTCAAATTAAACATCCAACTTTGGTTTTGAATGCAAAAAACGACCCTTTTTTAAGTAGGAATTGTTTTCCAACCAATGCAGGAAAATATAAGGCAACATTGTACTTAGAGTACCCTAAGCATGGAGGCCATGTTGGATTTAGCCCAAGAACGGTAAAGGAAAGGTTCTGGTCAGAAACAAGGGCTTTGGAATTTATCCAAAATGAAAACATTAATTAGGATTTTGATAAAAATAATATGTGTGGAAGATATTCGCTCGCAAAATCAAAAATGGAACTAGAAGAACGATTCCAGGCAGAAATGCTGGAAGACTTCAAACCCCGGTACAATATTGCACCTTCTCAACTTGTTCCTGTCATCACTTCCGACAGCCCAAAAGGCTTTTCTCATTTTTATTGGGGAATTACGCCGGCTTTTGCCAAGAACAAGCCTGTGGCCAATAGACTTATCAATGCTAGGTCAGAAACCATAACAGAAAAAGTATCTTTTAAGAACGCCTTTAAAAAGAGCCGCTGCTTGGTACCGGCAGACGGCTTCTTTGAATGGAAGAAGGTAGGAAAAAAAACCAAGGTCCCTTATAGATTTGTCTTCCTTGATGAATCTTTATTTTCATTTGCAGGAATATGGGAGGAATTTGAAACTGAAAAAGGGGAAATTGCTCACACCTTTACTATATTAACGACCAGACCAAACGGTTTAACCGCTGAAATACATGATAGAATGCCGGTAATCCTAAAAAATGAAAATGAAGAAAAGTGGTTGAATCTAAATACCAGTGAAGAGGAGCTACTTAGTATGCTGTCCCCCTACCCGGATGAGCTAATGACCAAATACACCGTTTCTCCTATGGTGAACCAAGTAACAAATGACAGCCCTTTTGTAATCAGGAAAACACTCCCAATGGATCAATTTGGTAACTATACCCTTTTTGGATAATGCATACAATCCATACTATTGACCTGAAGTTTCAAAAAGTTGAAAAAACCATCGCCAGTTTTCTTATTCAAGGTAAGGGTAAACCCGTATTAATTGAAACCGGCCCCCACAGTACATGGAATCAGTTGAAATCAAGCTTACAACATCTTGGTTTTAAACCCAAAGATTTAGCTGCAGTTCTATTAACTCACATACATTTTGATCATGCCGGAGCAGCATGGGAATTTGCTAAAGCTGGGGTTAAAGTATACCTCCACCCCAAAGGTATAACTCACTTGTCTAACCCTATTAAGCTTTGGAACTCTGCAGCTAAAATTTATGGAGATGAGAAAATGGACACTTTATGGGGACCAATGGAAAGTATTGACCCAAACTTTTTGGTTTCTGTGGACGATATGGAAGATGTTTCGATTGAAGGTTTAACATTTACTTCCATTCACAGCCCAGGCCACGCTAGTCACCATATTGCATGGCAATTGGGGGAGTCGGTATTTACAGGTGATGTGGGCGGAGTAAAAATAAAAAATGGTCCTGTAGTACCCCCTTGTCCACCTCCTGACATTCATATCGAGGCTTGGAAATCCTCTATAGAAAAAATTTCAGATTGTCACCCCAAAGAATTGTACTTAACCCATTTTGGTAAAATCTCAAAC of the Cyclobacterium marinum DSM 745 genome contains:
- a CDS encoding SOS response-associated peptidase; protein product: MCGRYSLAKSKMELEERFQAEMLEDFKPRYNIAPSQLVPVITSDSPKGFSHFYWGITPAFAKNKPVANRLINARSETITEKVSFKNAFKKSRCLVPADGFFEWKKVGKKTKVPYRFVFLDESLFSFAGIWEEFETEKGEIAHTFTILTTRPNGLTAEIHDRMPVILKNENEEKWLNLNTSEEELLSMLSPYPDELMTKYTVSPMVNQVTNDSPFVIRKTLPMDQFGNYTLFG
- a CDS encoding MBL fold metallo-hydrolase, producing the protein MHTIHTIDLKFQKVEKTIASFLIQGKGKPVLIETGPHSTWNQLKSSLQHLGFKPKDLAAVLLTHIHFDHAGAAWEFAKAGVKVYLHPKGITHLSNPIKLWNSAAKIYGDEKMDTLWGPMESIDPNFLVSVDDMEDVSIEGLTFTSIHSPGHASHHIAWQLGESVFTGDVGGVKIKNGPVVPPCPPPDIHIEAWKSSIEKISDCHPKELYLTHFGKISNPQEHLSQLISVLDDWAIWIKRKFDQNELAEEITPEFMNYTAKQLENKGAGKDLQKLYELANPSWMSVGGLLRYWKLKTEGRL